From the Octadecabacter arcticus 238 genome, the window ACGCCATCCTGCAGGATAAAACGCGCGCCGAAACCCGCTATTACATTTCATCAATGACATCAGATGCTGAACATCACGCCAAAGCCATCCGTGACCACTGGGGAATAGAAAACGGGCTGCATTGGGTCATGGACATGGTGTTTCGCGACGATGAATGCCGTATCCGAAAAGGCAATGCTCCAGCGAATTTTACGACCATAAAACACGCTGCAAGCAACATGCTGCGCTCCGTAAAGGGGAAGCATAGCCTGCGATCAAAGCGCCACATTGCATCATGGGATGATGATTTCCTCGCCGAAATAATTAACACCTAAATCTCATGCGATTCCCCTGGCGGTATCCCTGATGCCCCTGGCTAGTTTGCGGATCATTCCTATACTGACATTACCAGCCTCTATCCTGGCGCTTGTCAGCTTGTGTTTCGCGTAGTTGCATATGCCCACACAATGTTTTCTTAGGGATTTTGCGAACTTTTTCAGATAGAGCATGTGTGACTGATCTGCGATCAGGCACCAATTTTCCAGTTGCTCTGACATCCCCTCAAATGATGGGGCGCTCCACAGAGCCTGAAGCTGTTCTTTTAAGACGTAAAGCGTATTCAGGTTGCTATTGCTCTCCAGCAACGTTTGCAGCTTGTTACTTTGTTTTTCATTCAACTTATCCGCATTTTTGAGCAACAGATAATGCGTGCCCTTCATCAACTCTTTACCACTTGGATCGGCCTTCCTGAACTCAAGGCGACGCTGATTATGGATAGCCTTGCTGTAGTTTTTCATGACGTGGAAACGGTCAAATACGATGTCGGCCATCGGCAAGGACTCCCTGACAGCCTTTTGGTAGGCAGGCCCCATATCCATCGACACGGCCTTTATTTTATGGGCTGTATCTGGCCGCAGCTGTTTCAAAAACCTTGAAAAAACTTCGGCAGTTCGACCGGCTTCCACCCAGATCAGATGCCCTCCGACCATATCGTAGACCACCGTCATATAGTCATGACCTTTCGCCCGGGCCACTTCATCGACACCAATGTATTCCAAGCCAGCAAGCTGTGCGGGATCAAGCGCAGGGAGCGTTTCCATCAGGTATGCCTTGTCGATATTCTTTACCGTCTCCCATCGTATACCTAAATGCCTGGAGACAGCCAGAATGGATAAATGACGGCACAATCCACTGATAAGATGGCAAAATCGATGGGTGAAACGGCACCCTTTATCAACAAAAGGACACGCCTCAATGCGGCGCTCACCCTTGCTAATAAAAACCTGCGCTAGCTCAATCTCAATCACACAAGGATACCCAAAAAACGGGATGTCGTTTACTTGTCGGCGAATATGTTGGTTGATGCTACCCTTCTTGCCGGTTGCAGGGTCTATAGCGCTCCTGCGGGCATCCCGACTGCACTGAACAATAACCTTCGCACCGTCTTCAGCCAGCTCAATTTCATTTACACGTTGCCCCTTCAGGCGTAAAATATGTTGCGAGATGTCGATGGTCATATACCTGCCCTATGTAAAGTTGTCAGAAACCTAAGAGCCCGATTTAAAACTATTTGAGTGAGTTCAGTAGTTTGTGATTCTGTTCGGTTGTGAAGCTGAATGGAGATCACAATGGCTTGGACTAAACTCACCCGCCGTCAACATGACCGAAATGGCGATAAATACGCAAGCGATATGAACGATGCGGAATGGGCGTTGATAGCGCCTTCAATGCCGCCACCGAAGACAACTGGTCGGCCCCGTACGACACGTTTGCGCGACGTGGTTGACGCGCTCCTCTACATTGCAACGACCGGATGCCAATGGCGTATGTTGCCCAACGACTTCCCTCCGGTTTCAACGGTTCGGGGCTATTTCTACGCGTGGCGTGATGACGGCTTGCTTGATGAGATAAATCAGAAGCTGGTCGAAGCTGCGCGTCTGGCCGAGAACCGCAAAGCCCAGCCAACGGCAGGGGTCATAGATAGCCAGAGCGTAAAAACCACTGAAAGCGGTGGTACTAGGGGGTATGATGCGGGCAAACGGATCAAGGGCCGCAAGCGCCACATCGTAACCGATACGGTTGGATTGCTGATAGGCTTGGTGGTCCACAGCGCCGGAATTCAGGACCGGGATGGCGCACCCGATGTGCTGAAAGTGATCGCCTTGCGCTATCCATCATTGCGACATGTATTTGCGGATGGCGGGTATGCAGGACCCAAACTGCGGGACGCGCTAAAGGCCCTCGGCCGATGGACCGTCCAGATCGTCAAACGCTCTGACACCGCGGAGGGCTTTGAAGTGCTGCCGCGGCGGTGGGTCGTCGAGCGCACCTTCGCCTGGCTGAACCGATGTCGCCGCCTATCGAAAGATTGGGAGAAATCCATCGCAAGCGCAGAGGCTTGGATCCTCATCGCGCATATCAGACGCGTCACACGGCATCTCACAAAGAATTGAGAACGTTCAGTTAGTTTTGAATCAGACTCTAACATATCAACAGGTTACTTGATGGTCAGCATCTTTTCTTACTCAACAAAGCGGAGAAGAGCCATTATTCGTGTAACATTTTGAACGATGAAAATCGCGCAAGCCAAATGCATACCGCTTGCAGCCCACCGCGAGCGCCAGGGACTTAGCCCTCAAAAATCATGCGTGGGTGGGCGTGAGCTGTGGTATCACTCGCCCATGCGCGACGGCGATAAAACCCGTCCTTCAAGGTAGATACCGTCAAGAACCTGTGGTTTGACCATGGGGCAGCTACGGGCGGCACCATCCTCGACCTCGTGCGAGAGCTCTGTTCCTGTGATTTACGCGACGCGCTCGCGCATCTCGACAAGACCGGGCTCTACTCCCCGGCGCTCTCGGCCCTGACCACCTCTGCCGGGATCTCGCGCGGCGCTCCGCGCCGGTCATAGACTGAGCCAGAAAATCAGATTTCTGTGGGTGAAAAAGAGAAAAGTGTTCCCTTGGAATTGGTGGAGAGCAAGCCGCTCGAGCATCCAGCTTTGCTGCAATATCTCGCAAAGCTGGGTATCAACCATGACATTGTGCGCCAACACCTCTCTCAGATCGATTTTAAGGCTCCTCAGGGTGCTTGGAACTACTTTGCCCGGGGGGGTTACCTGCGGGAGAGGTTTTTGTGGCACGTAACGCGCTGTTTAAGGGGTCTTGTGTGGATACCCCCAACCCGAACACGGCGATGGAGCGCATTTTGCGGAAATGGCCCGCCAGCTGGTCGCGGCGGCGATCGAAGTGATCGTGACACAGGAAGAACCCGACCGGCGCAATCTGATCGCCGTGGCTGATCTTCTTTTGTCATCCAAGCTCGACGCGACCCTTGAGGCTTGGGCCGACAGTACCCACCTCGTCGGCCACCGCCCGGCGCAGACTATTCTGCGCGCAGGCGGTATCGAAAGCCTTTGAGTGGATGCAGTCGGAGAACATCCGACGGTTTTTGGAACGCTCCAGCTTTAGGATGGACGAGCTTCTTGATGACAAAGTCGATCTGTTCATCGCAGTCCCTCTCGATCAGGTGGATAAGCAATCCGTGTTCATGCGGCTGTTTATCAATCTCGTTCTAGGAACGGTCGTGCGCCAGGACGGGCGGCGGAAGGTTAAGGCCCCTATCCTGCTCGTCCTCGATGAATTTGTCAGGATGGGACGCATGGAGCAGATTATGAACATCGCCAATATGGCGGCGGGTGCAGGGGTCGAAGCTTTGTTTGTGACGCAAGACACTGGCCAAGTTGAAAAAGCCTATGGTCCTAACGGCGCGCGTTCGATCTTTGGATTTTGCATCACGAAGCGTGTCTTCAACCTGAATGATATTGAAACCGCCGAATGGGCAGCGCGTCACTTCGGCGAGAACACCGTCTATTCTCAGCAAATTAGTGAAGGTAAATCAGTACATGAAGGCCGCGATTTTTCCTACTCTGAGCAGAGTCAAAAGCTTATGACTGCAGAGCAGGTGATGGTAATGAAAGCGGACGAGTTGCTGTTGTTTGTTGGTAATCGTAACCCGCTCAAAGCGAAGCAGAACATGTACTTCAAGAGTAAGTTGTATCGGCTGCTGTATGATGAAAATCCGCTGAACTGAGCTTTATACGCGTCTAAACCCAAGATGTTTGTGTTAAATATGTGTTAATATATGTGTTAAGCAGTGGATATCGTCATGTAAGTTACTGAAATAAAAAGTATAATAGAAATGGCTGGTAACTAATACCACGAATCTTGGTACCTAATACCACGAATCTTGGTACCTAATACCACGAATCTAACCAAGGGTGCCTAATACCACGAATCTAACCAAGGGTGCCTAATACCACGAATCTAACCAAGGGTGCCTAATACCACGAACCTTGACAGACGGCACCTAATACCACGAAGATGAAGCATGGACACTAAAACCACGAATCTAGGGCTTTTATCTGCCGTTAACGAAGAGAAGACGCCCCTGCCCCTAATGCCGGACCGCCATCCGCAGCATGATCTGTTCATCTGTGATGTGGCTGACGCCGTTCTCAAAGATGTCATGGTTCATATGGAGCACCCTTTTTACTCGCTTTCAAAGAAGCCCGAAACAAATGTTCGCCGATATGAGCATAAAGGCAACTGGATCGAGATTACGCCAAGCGTCAAAGGCTTGGCGACAATTTACGATAAGGATATCTTGATCTACTGTATTTCGCAGATCATGGCGAAGCTGAAGCGCAATCAACCAGTCTCGCCGCGTGTCCGTATTAACTCGCGCGATCTACTGATTTTTACAAATCGTGGCACCAGTGGCCGGGATTACATGGCGCTGATTGAGGCACTGGATCGACTTGAAGGTACGCGCATTCGCACAAACATTCGCTCCGGCGATGAAGAGCAATCGGACAGCTTTGGCTTGATTGATGCGTCTTCTATTCGCCGAAAACACGGTCTCGATGGCCGTCTGCTGTGGTGCGAGGTTAAACTCTCGGATTGGGTATTCAATGCGATCCGAGATCAAGAGGTTCTAACGCTGCATCGGGATTATTTCCGGCTGCGCAAACCCATTGAGCGGCGTGTCTATGAGATTGCTCGGAAACATTGTGGTCAGCAAGATGAATGGAAGATCGGGCTCGCAAACCTGCTCAAGAAAACAGGCTCGCAAAGCCCGCTCAAACGCTTCCGGCAAATGCTGCGTGATCTGGCTAACTTTGACCATTTGCCCGACTATAGCGTTTCTTTTGATACCGAAATGGACATGGTCACATTTCGCAATCGAGGCACGATGTTGATCACAACCTCTGTCGTTGCATGGGAAGGCCGCCTTGATCCTGAGGCTCTCCATGATGCCAAGACGGTTGCGCCAGGATGGGATATATATGTTTTAGAGTGGGAATGGCGCTCGTGGCTTGGCGAAAATGAAATTGAACCCAAGCACCCTGCCCGTCATTTTATCAAATTTTGTAAGAGCTGGTACGAGAAGCGCGGTAATCCATAATGTCATGAAATAAAGTTAACATGATACCATGGTAAACAAATATCGGGCCTTCATGAAATCATGATAACAATGTATTGATTAAACGTGATACCATGGTACCGTGGAAAAAATAAACCGAGCAGGTACATCATGAGCTACATTATAGGAATGGTCTCGCAAAAAGGTGGGGCTGGTAAGTCGACACTAGCACGGCTCTTTGCACGCGAGCTGGCAAAGGACGGGTTTTCGGTTAAGATCGCAGACCTCGACACACAACAAACAACATGCACGGAATGGGCTGCGGATCGCGCTGAAGCGCAAATTGAGCCTGAAATTCAGGTCCAACCTTTCGGAAATCTCAAAACAGCTTTGGCAGAATCGGGACGGTTTGACGCTTACATCCTTGATGGACGCCCGCATTCCTTCCAGCAAACGTTGGAAATTGCTAAGGCGGCGCATTTGACTGTGATCCCAACGGGACAGACCAAGGATGATCTGCGTCCCGCAGTGAAGTTGGCGCATAGCCTAGCTGATGCTGGTATCCGTGCAAGCCAGATTGCCTTTGCCCTGGTTAAGACGACCAATAGCGAAGCAGAGCTCAATGCAGCGCGTGCTTATCTGGATCTAACGGATTATGTGACGCTCGATGGGTTTGTGCCGGTCTCAACTGCCTATGGCATTGCCCATGATGCCGGGAAGGTAATCACGGAGACACCGCACCGCACATTGAACGAGAAAGCGGAACGCTTGGCACAATCAATCATCAACCGTCTTGGGGCGATCGCTTCTGAGAAGGAGGCAGTGTAATGGCAAACACATCAATTTTGAAAAAGGGCACGCCGCCACCGCGTGAGAAAACCACAAATGTTATCCAGGCTGATCCGTGCAAGTCTGAGGGCAAGAATAAACCTCTTCAAGTGATGATACCGCCAGAAGTTTTTAATGCTTTCAGCGCAAAGGCAGGGGAGACATTTGGATACTCAAAGGGCTCAAAGTCTCAATTATTTATGGCTATGTGGGAATCCTACATCTCCATGAAATAGTGATAACATGATTTCATGGAGATGTATTTCAAATAGAAAAGAAAAGGCTTGCCGCGATGTACCTTTTTAGGTACATTAAGTGGTGACAACACAAAAACGACTACCAGCAAGATTTTTTGAGTCTGAAGCGGGCAGGGTGCCTGTACGAAATTGGCTCTTAGGCCTGACGCCTGAAGATAGAAAATTGATTGGCGATGATATACAGACTGCCGAGTTTGGATGGCCAATTGGCATGCCGCTTTGCCGGTCGCTCAAAGGCCACAAAGGACTTTGGGAAGTTCGGTCAAACCTGGGTGTTGGCCGGATTGCGCGGGTCTTTTTCTGCGCACATGAGGGTAACATGGTGTTACTTCACGGGTTTATAAAAAAGAGCCAGAAGACGCCAGTCAAGGAACTGGAGACGGCTGATAAACGAATGCGAGGACTGAAATGACCAACGAAGTAGAAGTAGGCAAAGCTGGAGCGCTTTTCGAGGATTTCCTAAAAGAGCAGGGGACCTATGACGAGACCACCGAACAAGCTGTGAAGCGCGTCCTCGCCTTTCAATTGGCGGCGGCAATGAGAGATCAGCATATCTCAAAAGTCGAGATGGCTAAGCGCCTTGATACCAGCCGCTCGCAGCTCGATCGCCTGCTTGATCCGTCCAATGATGGCGTGACGCTGGCGGTTCTATCGCGCGCCGCACAAGTTGTTGGCCGCAGCATCAGACTTGAGCTGGTTTGAACTATAGAAATTGATTTATCCTCTGGAATAACGAGACTTAAAGCCTGCCACCTTGAAGGGTGGGCTTTTTCGGGTATCGTCAAGTTGACGGGGGTCTTTCTCAATCGTACGAAACCATATGACAAAAGCCAAACAATCCGGGGCCTTTAAGGGACATCGTTTCCCGCCTGAAATTATTTCCTACGCTGTATGGGCATACTTTCGTTTTCCGATGAGCTTTCGCGATGTCGAGGACCTTTTATACAAGCGCGGTGTGATCGTCAGTTATGAAACAATCAGGTCATGGGTTGGAAAATTTGGCCACCAATATGCCAAAGTCATACGCCGTGATCGGCCTGCACCATCGGATAAGTGGCATCTCGACGAGGTAGTGATCACAATCCGTGGCAAAAAGTATTGGCTTTGGCGCGCTGTTGATAGCAAGGGTGACGTGCTGGATATTCTTGTACAGTCACGCCGCAATACAAAGGCAGCAGACCGTTTCTTTCGCAAATTGTTCAAGCAATACGGTCAACCGCGCGTCCTTGTTACCGACAAACTGGGAAGTTATGGGGCGGCCCTCCGGAAACTGGCGCCTGGTATCGACCATCGTGCCCACAAGGGATTGAATAATCGAGCGTAAGTTTCGCACAGGCCCACCCGGCGACGAGAGAAGATAATGGGGAGGTTCAAATCACCTCGCCAAGCGCAACGATTTCTGTCCGTACATGATCAGGTCCAAACAATCTTTCGCCCTCGCCGCCACAAACTATCCGCCCCTGCCTATCGGCAATCTCGCTCAGATGCTCACAGCATTTGGGACGACATCACATGTGAACTAAAGGCAGGGTAAAACAGACCGGTGACCCCCATTGCGGCTTGGAGGCAATAACTTGACGATACCTGCTGTAGTCATCTGGAACGCTCAAAACTCATATCCCCGTTTGCGTTTCGCCGCGAAGATTTCAGCCAAGGCATCCACGGCCTGCGCTTCATCAGCGTGATGGCTGCTCATGATCTTCCCGGAGCTGCCAATGCTACCCCACTCACGCACCAGTTGGGCTCCACCAAACAAATCCCGTTGCACCGTCATCAGATAAAACCGGCGCATCTTCTTCGCCGGATCCACGCGGCGCAAATGAAGTCGGTCGGGAAATACCTCAAATTGCGTGTGGTCCTCGCTCATCAATGCAGCACCGGTTTTTCGGCCGTATAGGTTTCCAACATCTGCGCCCGCGCGCGTTTGCACGACTGAATAGCGACGTTGATTTCCTTTTCTGCGATGATACTCAGCTCACGCACCTGCTTGATCATCCCATCCAGCTCTTGGGTGTCCGTGGGCGTAGTGTTGTTCTTCATTGCCAAACCATGCAAGCCCGCCAGCATGGCGCGGATTTCGCCCAACATATTGGTCGCGCGATGTGCCTTTTCAGGCAGGTCTATTTCCTCATGCCCAGCAAACAGCCCTTCGATAAACCCATCAATCTCTTCGCGCCGCAGCAAAGACAGGCGCGCAAGCGCCTCCCAGCTCGGCTGCGGGCTCTTCACCCGTGTCAGTTTGAAAGGGTTCGTGCGGTTTTGATACGCGCTCAGCCCATTCCAGAGGCCCTGCATCAAGCACATCATCAAGATTTCAGCGTCTTGCTTGGTTTCAAACTTGGGCAACTCGCCGCCCCATAAATCACGAATGGTCTGCATCGTGGAGGTCGTCATATCCGGCGTGGCGATATTACCCATAAACAAAGCCCGCACCGCGTGGAACGGCAACGGGCACGCATGCTTTTCAAGCAGCGCTGTGACCACTTGGTCGCTCAGCTGATCGAGTTTAGTTGCCTTCGCCATTTCTGGATTACACCCCTCGGAACAGAACACCTGCCAGCAGCAAGCCCCAAGCAATCGTCATCAGCCAAAAGCCCGAGATCGGCAAGGCCACCACGGCCACACCGAGAACCGGGAGCAGCGCCAGCGCGGCGCAAATAAGAGAGATCACAAAGACGATAAAGGTCGGGGCTGTCAGTCGCATAGGCGGGAATCCTGCTGTCTTGTTTCAGGCAATTATGTCGCCGGCCCCACAGAAAAGCCAGTACCAGCGCAAGAAAAGCAGCGCCACTCACACGGTCGGCCTATGTGCTGACCTCAGTGATCCTCCCGAAGATCTTTACGGTTCGATTTGCCGATCAGCGCATTTTGGATAAAATTGCCGTACTATTTCTTATATTTTCTCATGAAAATATCTCACTCGAAGCGTTTCCACGCCCTGCAAGCAACAATCTCGCGGTGTCAGGTAGCAGCAGAAAAAGGGAATTCTGACGGGCTCACGTATCTGCTCATGCAGGAATATTCACCCCGCATGGCGGCTATCGAAGACGATTTCGAGCAGCTCAAAACGCAGTTTGAAGCCATAGGAGAAAAGATCGCTGCATTTGAAAAATCCGGCGATGAACTCTGTGAATGGCTGACCCAACGATCAAAAACGGATGGCACGCCATAGATCCTGTTTCCATGTTTTCTCGAACCATCGCGCTTGTGTGCGAACGATAAAGCGCCCCCAATTGGGGGCGCTTTTAGTTTTTAAAGGCCAAAGGGGATACGTGTGAAAAAGAAAAAGTGTTTAGCTTTTACGGTCGTTTGAAAATTCGCCGCGCTGGTCATACAGACGCATAATTTCTATCGCTTCGTCTTTGATACGATACAGCACCGTGAAAGGTATTCCTGGCAAGTTGTACTCAAAAACACCGGGGTAATTGTTATCTTGGTGGCCAGCACGCGGTTGGCTTTTAAGTAGGATCAACAAGGATCGGTATTGCTGGTCAGCTTTTGTTCTCCCCGCCGGAAACACGCGTGAATAATACTGTTTGAACCACCGCAAATCCGCTTTGGATTCCGCAAGAAACTTGATTTGCATATTTTAGGACTGGTTACGAAAAATATCAGCTTCCGGCTCGGGAAGCTCATGGTCTGTTCCAAGGGATTCAAACCAAGCGGTCATTTTGTCCTCTGAAATAAACGCGCCCTTATCTGCCTCGGCTATCGCCTCACAGATCATCTGCCCCTTCGCTTCCGTCTTATTTTTCAAATCCTGAATAGCCTGTTTTGCAACATAGGCCGCGCTGCGATCTTTGCGCTTTGCCTCAGTCTCGAGCCAATCCTTCAGCTCAGGATCGAGACGCATGGTGAAACGGGGGCTGGTCATTGTGGTCATCATCCAAAAATTAGAAAGTAAGCTTATGTCAGACACTGTATGCCTTTTGAGTTCAATGTCAAAAGGTAACTCCCAAGCACCCCAGCCGATAACGGGTTTTTGTCAGTTTTGATGTGAGTCTCCTTGGCCATTAGGCGCATGAATTTTCTGTTGTGGTCTGAATTTCGTGGCGCTGTGACGATTTCTCTGAATCATTGGTGGAATGGACCAAGTTACTGCTCTTGAACAACTCCTCGCCACGGCTCTGCGCAGGATCGCCGAGTTGGAAGCCGCGTTGGCGAGCATGGCGCAAGAGAATGCGGATCTGCGGCGTCAGTTGGCCAAGAACAGCAGTAATAGCAGCAAGCCGCCTTCGAGTGATGGGTTGAAGAAGCCGGTACCGCGTAGCCTGCGTGGTAAGTCCGGTAAGAAAAGTGGTGGCTAAGTTGGCCACCGAGGCGACACCCTACGTCAGACAGCAACGCCTGACTTTGTGGAGCGACATGAGGCTGAGGCCTGTGGCACCTGTCAGCATGGCTTGACGGCTGGGATGATCAAGGCGGTGGAGAGGCGTCAGGTTTATGACATACCGGTGCCGCGTCTGGAGGTCACAGAGCATCAGGCAGCGATTTATTGTTGTGGCCATTGCCGAGCCACGACGACAGCCACCTTTCCCGATGGCGTGAATGCACACGTGCAATACGGTAAGCGCATTCGGGCGGCGGCGGTCTACTGCAATGTTCAGCAGCTGATCCCCGAGGATCGGGTCTGCCAACTCCTGCGTGATTTGTTTGGTGCCACCAGCCTATGCGCGGCCAGCGTGACCAACTGGGTGAACGGCACAGCGCGTACCTTGGGTGGCGTCGTCGAACACATTCTGGCCCGGCTCAATGAAGGCGGCGTTCGGCATCTGGATGAGACCGGACTTCGTGTTGCTGGTAAGCTGCACTGGCTGCACTCAATCAGCGATCTCGCCTTCACGCATTATCGCATCAGCGCCAAGCGCGGTGCTGT encodes:
- a CDS encoding ISL3 family transposase — protein: MTIDISQHILRLKGQRVNEIELAEDGAKVIVQCSRDARRSAIDPATGKKGSINQHIRRQVNDIPFFGYPCVIEIELAQVFISKGERRIEACPFVDKGCRFTHRFCHLISGLCRHLSILAVSRHLGIRWETVKNIDKAYLMETLPALDPAQLAGLEYIGVDEVARAKGHDYMTVVYDMVGGHLIWVEAGRTAEVFSRFLKQLRPDTAHKIKAVSMDMGPAYQKAVRESLPMADIVFDRFHVMKNYSKAIHNQRRLEFRKADPSGKELMKGTHYLLLKNADKLNEKQSNKLQTLLESNSNLNTLYVLKEQLQALWSAPSFEGMSEQLENWCLIADQSHMLYLKKFAKSLRKHCVGICNYAKHKLTSARIEAGNVSIGMIRKLARGIRDTARGIA
- a CDS encoding IS5 family transposase — translated: MAWTKLTRRQHDRNGDKYASDMNDAEWALIAPSMPPPKTTGRPRTTRLRDVVDALLYIATTGCQWRMLPNDFPPVSTVRGYFYAWRDDGLLDEINQKLVEAARLAENRKAQPTAGVIDSQSVKTTESGGTRGYDAGKRIKGRKRHIVTDTVGLLIGLVVHSAGIQDRDGAPDVLKVIALRYPSLRHVFADGGYAGPKLRDALKALGRWTVQIVKRSDTAEGFEVLPRRWVVERTFAWLNRCRRLSKDWEKSIASAEAWILIAHIRRVTRHLTKN
- a CDS encoding type IV secretory system conjugative DNA transfer family protein, with protein sequence MQSENIRRFLERSSFRMDELLDDKVDLFIAVPLDQVDKQSVFMRLFINLVLGTVVRQDGRRKVKAPILLVLDEFVRMGRMEQIMNIANMAAGAGVEALFVTQDTGQVEKAYGPNGARSIFGFCITKRVFNLNDIETAEWAARHFGENTVYSQQISEGKSVHEGRDFSYSEQSQKLMTAEQVMVMKADELLLFVGNRNPLKAKQNMYFKSKLYRLLYDENPLN
- a CDS encoding replication initiator protein A, giving the protein MPDRHPQHDLFICDVADAVLKDVMVHMEHPFYSLSKKPETNVRRYEHKGNWIEITPSVKGLATIYDKDILIYCISQIMAKLKRNQPVSPRVRINSRDLLIFTNRGTSGRDYMALIEALDRLEGTRIRTNIRSGDEEQSDSFGLIDASSIRRKHGLDGRLLWCEVKLSDWVFNAIRDQEVLTLHRDYFRLRKPIERRVYEIARKHCGQQDEWKIGLANLLKKTGSQSPLKRFRQMLRDLANFDHLPDYSVSFDTEMDMVTFRNRGTMLITTSVVAWEGRLDPEALHDAKTVAPGWDIYVLEWEWRSWLGENEIEPKHPARHFIKFCKSWYEKRGNP
- a CDS encoding ParA family protein encodes the protein MSYIIGMVSQKGGAGKSTLARLFARELAKDGFSVKIADLDTQQTTCTEWAADRAEAQIEPEIQVQPFGNLKTALAESGRFDAYILDGRPHSFQQTLEIAKAAHLTVIPTGQTKDDLRPAVKLAHSLADAGIRASQIAFALVKTTNSEAELNAARAYLDLTDYVTLDGFVPVSTAYGIAHDAGKVITETPHRTLNEKAERLAQSIINRLGAIASEKEAV
- a CDS encoding type II toxin-antitoxin system RelE/ParE family toxin, with product MPVRNWLLGLTPEDRKLIGDDIQTAEFGWPIGMPLCRSLKGHKGLWEVRSNLGVGRIARVFFCAHEGNMVLLHGFIKKSQKTPVKELETADKRMRGLK
- a CDS encoding XRE family transcriptional regulator; amino-acid sequence: MTNEVEVGKAGALFEDFLKEQGTYDETTEQAVKRVLAFQLAAAMRDQHISKVEMAKRLDTSRSQLDRLLDPSNDGVTLAVLSRAAQVVGRSIRLELV
- a CDS encoding WGR domain-containing protein yields the protein MSEDHTQFEVFPDRLHLRRVDPAKKMRRFYLMTVQRDLFGGAQLVREWGSIGSSGKIMSSHHADEAQAVDALAEIFAAKRKRGYEF
- a CDS encoding type II toxin-antitoxin system RelE/ParE family toxin — translated: MQIKFLAESKADLRWFKQYYSRVFPAGRTKADQQYRSLLILLKSQPRAGHQDNNYPGVFEYNLPGIPFTVLYRIKDEAIEIMRLYDQRGEFSNDRKS
- a CDS encoding CopG family ribbon-helix-helix protein — protein: MTSPRFTMRLDPELKDWLETEAKRKDRSAAYVAKQAIQDLKNKTEAKGQMICEAIAEADKGAFISEDKMTAWFESLGTDHELPEPEADIFRNQS
- a CDS encoding DUF6444 domain-containing protein encodes the protein MDQVTALEQLLATALRRIAELEAALASMAQENADLRRQLAKNSSNSSKPPSSDGLKKPVPRSLRGKSGKKSGG